Proteins encoded together in one Lathyrus oleraceus cultivar Zhongwan6 chromosome 5, CAAS_Psat_ZW6_1.0, whole genome shotgun sequence window:
- the LOC127087625 gene encoding uncharacterized protein LOC127087625 codes for MVEKDEGADPWLGADKFYHILMCFSITLLFYFLASLTSHPILRRHAISIGSLLSLLAGAAKEAADHLGYFRSSGASFKDAIADIIGVVLASLALSLFRSKTSLSRPHPQGISLV; via the coding sequence ATGGTGGAGAAAGATGAAGGTGCAGATCCATGGTTAGGCGCAGACAAATTCTATCACATCCTCATGTGTTTCTCCATCACTCTCCTCTTTTACTTTCTCGCTTCCCTAACCTCACACCCCATCCTCCGCCGCCACGCCATTTCCATCGGATCCCTACTTTCTCTCCTCGCCGGCGCCGCCAAAGAAGCCGCCGATCACCTCGGCTATTTCCGCTCTTCCGGCGCTTCCTTCAAAGACGCAATCGCCGATATCATTGGTGTCGTCCTTGCTTCATTAGCTCTTTCTCTCTTCCGATCCAAAACCTCTCTTTCTCGCCCTCATCCACAAGGGATTTCGCTTGTTTGA
- the LOC127087623 gene encoding Golgi SNAP receptor complex member 1-1, with the protein MEVHSSWDSLRKQARKIEAQLDEQMVLYRKLVSTKAGATEGDLESWIERLLNQLKQVNSQMQAWVSSGGSEMVSHTLTRHQEIYQDLSQEFYRLRSSLRAKQEHASLLDDFKEFDRTRLDLEEGGGSEQQTLLKERASISRSTGQMDSVISQAQATLGALVFQRSTFGGINSKLSNVSSRLPTVNTILSAIKRKKSMDTIILSLVGSVCIFLIFIYWLTK; encoded by the exons ATGGAGGTTCATAGTTCATGGGATTCCCTTCGCAAACAG GCAAGAAAAATTGAAGCTCAGTTGGACGAGCAAATGGTTTTATATCGTAAGTTGGTTTCTACAAAAGCTGGTGCAACTGAGGGTGATCTCGAGTCTTGGATTGAGCGATTACTTAACCAACTCAAACAAGTAAACTCACAGATGCAAGCTTGGGTGTCCTCTGGCGGCTCAGAAATGGTATCTCATACTCTTACCAGACACCAAGAAATTTATCAAGATCTCTCCCAG GAGTTTTATCGTCTGCGGTCTAGTCTTAGAGCTAAGCAAGAACATGCTTCACTACTTGATGATTTTAAAGAGTTTGATAGAACAAGATTAGATTTGGAAGAGGGTGGAGGTTCTGAACAGCAAACCCTCCTTAAAGAGCGTGCATCTATCAGCCGAAGTACAGGACAG ATGGACTCTGTTATTTCCCAAGCACAGGCAACACTCGGTGCTCTAGTCTTCCAGCGTTCGACTTTTGGTGGCATCAATTCAAAGCTCAGCAATGTGAGCAGTCGCCTCCCAACG GTAAATACTATTCTGTCAGCAATAAAGCGAAAAAAGTCTATGGATACCATAATACTTTCCCTAGTTGGGTCTGTATGcatttttcttattttcatcTACTGGCTAACCAAGTAA
- the LOC127087624 gene encoding aquaporin NIP6-1 produces the protein MEHINNEEIPSAPATPGTPGVPLFGGFKSERNGHGSNKKNKSLLKNCQCFGVKEWTLEDGALPTVTCSLMAPPPVPLAKKIGAEFIGTLILMFAGTATAIVNQKTNGSETLIGCATSTGLAVMIIILSTGHISGAHLNPAVTISFAALKHFPWKHVPMYIGAQVLASICAAFTLKGVFHPFMSGGVTVPSGGYGQAFALEFIISFNLMFVVTAVATDTRAVGELAGIAVGATVMLNILIAGPITGASMNPVRTLGPAIAANNYKAIWVYLLAPILGALGGAGTYTAVKLPEEDDKTKSNVSSNHPSFTRR, from the exons ATGGAGCATATTAATAATGAGGAAATTCCATCAGCACCAGCAACACCAGGCACTCCTGGTGTAcctctttttggtggttttaAGTCAGAGAGAAACGGGCATGGTAGTAATAAGAAAAATAAGTCCCTCCTGAAGAATTGTCAATGCTTTGGTGTCAAAGAATGGACCTTAGAAGACGGAGCTCTACCCACAGTCACTTGCTCATTAATGGCGCCCCCTCCTGTCCCTCTAGCAAAAAAG ATCGGAGCTGAGTTTATAGGGACATTGATTCTGATGTTTGCTGGGACAGCCACTGCTATTGTGAACCAAAAGACAAACGGGTCGGAGACTCTGATTGGATGTGCTACTTCTACTGGTCTTGCTGTTATGATCATCATCCTTTCCACAGGCCACATCTCCGGTGCTCATCTCAACCCTGCAGTCACAATTTCCTTTGCTGCATTGAAGCACTTCCCGTGGAAGCAT GTGCCTATGTACATTGGAGCACAAGTTTTGGCATCAATATGTGCCGCATTTACTCTCAAAGGGGTTTTTCATCCTTTCATGAGTGGTGGAGTCACTGTTCCTTCCGGTGGATATGGCCAAGCTTTTGCTTTAGAGTTCATTATCAGCTTTAACCTCATGTTCGTTGTCACCGCAGTAGCCACTGACACAAGAGCT GTAGGAGAACTAGCAGGAATTGCGGTTGGAGCCACTGTGATGCTCAATATACTCATAGCAGG ACCAATAACAGGAGCGTCAATGAACCCAGTAAGAACTCTAGGTCCAGCTATTGCTGCAAACAACTACAAAGCCATATGGGTCTATCTATTAGCTCCCATACTTGGAGCTCTAGGTGGGGCGGGTACTTATACCGCAGTCAAGCTACCCGAAGAAGATGATAAGACAAAATCTAATGTTTCTTCAAACCACCCCAGCTTCACAAGACGATGA
- the LOC127087621 gene encoding zinc finger protein 1 has protein sequence MDLLRLEPCSSHNLNLSFSDKRNTENEEKKHLLLLDLSLPSKEHSGDDESSKQELNLINCFDTDASNSMNSSTESNHGNELEPRIFSCNYCQRKFYSSQALGGHQNAHKRERTMAKRGYKSSVSLDFEHRYSSLASLPLHGSYNRSPSSSLPLGIQVHSSMIHKPSYQAPFFGLSRSRVQNQWQKLPVYSQPAIGNLASETDGSSFSPTKVQDGFGGYWFGNSATATDTRLKTKQDELQKLDLSLKL, from the coding sequence ATGGACCTTCTAAGATTAGAACCATGTTCATCTCATAATTTGAATCTCTCATTTTCTGACAAGAGAAACACagaaaatgaagagaaaaaaCATCTTCTACTTCTTGATTTAAGTCTTCCTAGCAAAGAACATTCCGGTGACGACGAGTCGTCGAAGCAAGAACTCAATCTCATAAACTGTTTCGATACAGACGCGTCGAATTCCATGAACTCGTCCACGGAATCTAATCATGGTAATGAATTAGAGCCAAGGATTTTCTCATGCAACTACTGTCAAAGAAAGTTTTATAGTTCACAGGCACTTGGTGGACACCAAAATGCACACAAAAGAGAAAGAACTATGGCGAAAAGAGGATACAAAAGTTCCGTTTCGCTAGATTTTGAACACAGGTACTCAAGTTTGGCTTCTCTACCTTTGCATGGCTCATATAACAgatcaccatcatcatcattaCCACTTGGAATTCAGGTGCATTCTTCAATGATTCATAAACCTTCTTATCAAGCACCGTTTTTCGGTTTGTCTCGTTCGCGTGTTCAAAACCAGTGGCAGAAGCTGCCTGTGTATTCACAACCAGCCATCGGAAATCTTGCATCAGAAACGGATGGATCATCCTTTTCTCCAACAAAGGTTCAAGATGGATTTGGAGGATACTGGTTTGGTAACAGTGCTACCGCTACTGATACACGTTTGAAGACTAAACAAGATGAGTTGCAGAAGCTTGATTTGTCCCTCAAACTCTAA